The nucleotide window TCCGAACAGGTCCGCCGTGGTGACGATCGCGCGCGCGATGTCGGCGATCTTGCGCTTCTCGTTCATGGCCTTGCGCCGCATCAGCTTGTAGGCGTCCTCCTCGCTCATGGAGCGGGCGGCCATGAGGATGCCCTTGGCGCGCTCCACGATCTTGCGGTCGGCGAGTTCGCCGCGGGCCTCGACGAGTTCCCGCTGCAGCCGGGCGAAAGCCTGGAAGCGCAGGATCGCGATGTCGAGGATCGAGCGGATGCGTTGGGGATGGAGACCGTCCACCACATAGGCCGAGATTCCGGCATCCACCGCCGCCTGCATCATCGGCACGTCCGAGCGGTCGACGAACATCGCCACCGGCCGCTCGACATGGCGGGACAGGCCCGACATCTGTTCGAGGATGTCCCGGCTGGGGCTCTCCAGATGGATCACCACCACGTCCGGGTTGAGGGCGGCGACCTGGGCGGGCAGGTCGGCTGTGTCGGGGATGATCACGACATGCGCGATCCCGGCCGCGCGCAATCCCTCTTCGAGGATCGCGGCGCGGGCCCGGCTCGGGTCGATCACGGCAACGGTGAAGGAAGGTTCTGTCATCGGAGCCCAACGGGCGGCGGTTCGGCCGGCGCATGCCGGCATCAAGGGCAAGAGGCGTACCTCATACGAGGCTTGTCGACGGGGACCTACCCAAAACCGACGGTGTGGAGAAGGCGCGGGGTCGAAGACGGGAGCCGGTTGACGCCTGATACGATCGAGAAAGGAAATGGCCCAGCTTCCGCCGCAAACCGGGCCGCTTATGGATGCTTCGGGGCGACAGGCGAGGTGTTGGGATGGTGGAGTGCCGCATATCGCAGCCCGTTGAGGACGTCCTCGCATCCGAGGCCAATGCCGGAATGGCGCTTCCGCTGCTGCCGACGCTCGCCTTCGCGGTGATCGTCTCCGCCGCCTCGTTCCTCTGCCAGTCACCGTCCGCTCCGGCTCCCGAGGCCGTCGTCGAAACGCGCGTGGTCCAGATGGAGAGCCGGCCGGCCCAGGCCGATGCGCGGGCCGATGCGACGGATGCGAGCGTGGCCTTCGTGCCTGCCGCCCTCGCCTTCCGCGATCAGTTTCCGCTCCGCGAGCACCTCGTCATGAGCGCCGAGGCCGCGCCGCGCCGCACGGCACCGCGCGTCGCCGCCAAGCCGACCCTGCGGCGCCCGGATGCCGCGCGCTCCGAGGTGGCGAGAATCGAGTCAGGCAAGAGCGATGCGGGCAAGAGCGAGTCAGGCAAGATCGATCCGGTGAAGGCGGACGCCGCCCGTGCTCCGTCGGCGGTCGCCGCGAAAGCGTCTTCCGAGCCGTTCACGGCGCAGGCCGAGGCGGCGGAGGATCTCCTGCCCGATCTCGCCCTCCCCTTCGCGCCGGCCATCTCCGCCCTCAGCCGCGCCGGCAGCTTCGTCGGCGCCCAGAGCGCGGTCGCGGGAGCGAAGGCCCTCGCCCTCGGCAATGTCGTGACCGGACTCGTCGACCGCCTGCCGCTCCAGCGCTGATCCCGGTCGACACGCCCCTCGCGATTTCGGCTCCGTCCAGGGTGCCTTTCCGAGCGTTGCCGCTGGATTCTCCCGTCCTCGGGGACTAGGTGAGCCTTCGTCGGCGATACGGTCGCGACGAGAGCAGTGCCGCGGTGTCCCCGTGGCGGGGATGTGCATGGCGGGACGGATCGAGGATTACGCGCTGGTCGGCGATGGCCGTACCGCTGCGCTCATCGGGCGGGACGGCAGCATCGACTGGATGTGCTGGCCCCGCTTCGATTCCGCCGCCTGCTTCGCCGCTCTCCTCGGCACCGAGGAACACGGGTTCTGGAAACTGTCCCCGGCGGAGAGCGATGCCACGGTCTCGCGCCGCTACCGCGACGGCAGCCTCGTCCTCGAGACGCGCTACGTCACCTCCGGCGGCGAGGTGAAGGTGATCGACTACATGCCGGCCAATGACGGTTCGCACATGGTGCGGATCGTCGAGGGCGTCTCCGGCTCGGTCGACATGCGCATGGTGCTGGCCGTGCGCTTCGATTACGGGCTCGCGGTGCCCTGGGTCTCGCACAACGAACTCGGCGACCTGCGCGCGATCTCCGGTCCTCACAAGGTGGTGCTGCGCACCCGTGCCCCCCTCGACGGGATCGGCCAGACCACGGTCTCCGAATTCGCCGTGGCGGAGGGCGAGAGCATGGCCTTCAGCCTCAGCTACGGCCCCTCCCACGAGGACGACCCGCCGCCGATCCAGCCGCGCAAGGTGTTGTTCGAGACCGACCGCTACTGGCGCGACTGGTCGAGCCGCTGCGCCTCCGGCACGCCCTGGGACGCCATTCTCAAGCGCTCGCTCCTGACGCTGAAGGCACTGATCTACGCGCCCACCGGCGGGATCGTCGCCGCGCCCACGACCTCGCTGCCCGAACAACTCGGCGGGGTGCGCAACTGGGATTACCGCTTCTGCTGGCTGCGCGATTCCACCTTCACGCTCATCGCGCTGATGGATGGCGGTTTCCTCGACGAGGCGCGGGCCTGGCGCGACTGGCTGGTGCGGGCGGTGGCCGGCAATCCGGAACAGGCCCACATCCTCTACGGCATCGCCGGGGAGAGGCTGCTGCCCGAGATCGAGCTCGACTGGCTTCCTGGCTACGAGAATTCGAAGCCGGTGCGCATCGGCAACGCGGCGGTCGACCAGTTCCAGCTCGACGTCTACGGCGAGATCTTCGACGCCCTCTATCAGGCTCGCCAGCGCGGGCTTCTCGGCGATGCCGATGGCTGGCGCGTCGGCCTCGCTTTGCTGGAGCATCTCGAGAAGGTCTGGAGCGAGCCCGACGAGGGCATCTGGGAGGTGCGCGGCGGGCGTCGCCACTTCGTCCATTCGAAGGTCATGGCCTGGGTCGCCTTCGACCGGGCGATCCGCTCCTTCGAGATGGGCGACGGCCCGCCCGCGCCGGTGGATCGCTGGCGCGCGATCCGCGACCACATCCACGAGGAGGTCTGCGAGAAGGGCTTCAACACCGAGCTGAACAGCTTCGTCCAGTATTACGGCGCGAAGACCCTCGATGCGAGCCTGCTCCTCATCGCGCATATGGGCTTCCTGCCCCAGGACGACCCGCGCGTCGTCGGCACGGTGGAGGCCATCGGCAAACACCTGATGCGCGACGGCTTCGTGCTGCGCTACGACACCGAGGATCACAATACCGATGGGCTGCCCGGCGGCGAAGGGGCTTTCCTGCCCTGTAGCTTCTGGTACGCCGACAACCTGATCGGTCTCGGCCGGTGCCGCGAGGCGCGGGAGCTGATCGAGCGCCTGATCGGCGTTTGCAACGATCTCGGGCTCGTGGCCGAGGAATACGACGTGGAAGCCAAACGCCTGGTCGGCAATTTCCCTCAGGCGTTCAGCCACGTCACGCTGGTGAACACGATACTGAACTACAGCCGCGCCAACGGGCCGGCGCGGGAGCGCAGCGGGAAATCCGCTCTCGCCCGGGCCACCTCCCCCAACCAGGGGGACGGCGCAGACCTACAGGACGCCGCGGCGCAGCACAGCTGAGCGCCGCAGGCCTCCCAGACAACAGGAAGACGAGACCATGAGCGGAGCCGAGACCAAGCCGAAGGGCGAGCTGAGCGAGATCGACAAGCTCTCGATCGACACCCTGCGCACCCTGGCGATCGACGCGGTGCAGAAGGCGAATTCCGGCCATGCCGGCGCGCCGATGGCGCTGGCGCCCGTGGCCTACACCCTGTGGAACCGCTACCTGCGCTACGACCCGGCGCATCCGCACTGGCCCAACCGCGACCGTTTCGTGCTCTCGGCCGGCCATGCCTCGATGCTGCTCTACGGATTGCTGCATCTGGCCGGGGTCGCCCAGAGCGATGGCGGCAACGAGCCGGCGATCACCATCGACGACATCAAGAACTTCCGCCAGCTCGACAGCAAGACGCCGGGGCACCCGGAATATCACTTCACCACCGGCGTCGAGACCACCACCGGGCCGCTCGGCCAGGGAGTCGCGAACTCCGTCGGCATGGCGATGGGCGGCCGCTTCCTCGGCGAGACCGTGAACCGGCCCGACCTGCCGCTGTTCGACTTCAACGTCTACGCGATCTGCTCGGACGGCGACCTGATGGAGGGCGTCGCCTCCGAGGCCGCCTCCATCGCCGGGCACCTGCGCCTGTCGAACCTGTGCTGGATCTACGACAACAACACCATCACCATCGAGGGGCATACCGAGCTCGCCTTCTCGGAGGAGGTGGCGACGCGCTTCCTCGGCTACGGCTGGCAGGTGCTGAGGGTGGCCGACGCCAACGACGTCCATGCCATCTCCGGCGCCCTGGAAACCTTCCTCCAGTCCAGCGACCGGCCGACGCTCATCGTCGTCAATTCCATCATCGGCTTCGGCGCGCCGAGCAAGCAGAACACCTCGAAGGCCCATTCGGACGCGCTCGGCGTCGACGAGGTCAAGGGCGCCAAGCGCGCCTATGGCTGGCCGGAAGACGCCCAGTTCCTGGTACCCGACGGCGTGGTCGAGAATTTCCGCGCCGGCATCGGCCAGCGCGGCGCCGAGCTGTTCGCCACCTGGGAAGGCTTCATGGCCGAGGCCAAGGCCGCCGATCCGGCGCTGGCCGAGGAGGTCGACGCCCTGCTCTCGGGCCGGTTGCCCGAGGGCTGGGACAGGGACATCCCGGTCTTCGAGCCCGACGCCAAGGGCATGGCCACCCGCGAATCCTCTGGCAAGGTCCTCAATGCCATCGCCAAGCACGTGCCCCACATGCTCGGCGGCTCGGCCGATCTGGCGCCCTCCAACAAGACCAAGCTCGAATTCGAGGGGGCCGGCACGCTCTCGCCGTTCGAGCCGGGCGGGCGCAATATCCATTTCGGCGTGCGCGAACACGCCATGGGGTCGATCGTCAACGGTCTCGGCCTCGTCGGCCTCCGGGCCTACGGCGCGACCTTCCTGGTCTTCGCCGATTACATGCGCCCGCCGATCCGCCTCGCCGCGCTGATGGAGCTGCCGGTCTTCCACGTCTTCACGCACGATTCGATCGGCGTCGGCGAGGATGGCCCGACCCACCAGCCGGTGGAGCAGCTCCTGACGCTGCGCGCCATCCCCGGCCTCGTCACCCTGCGCCCGGCGGATGCCAACGAGGTCGCGGAATCCTACCGCGTCATCATGAGCCTGAAGGATCAGCCGGCGGTGCTGGCGCTGAGCCGCCAGCCGCTGCCGACCGTCGACCGCAGCAAATACGCCAGCGCGGCGGGCGTCGCGAAGGGCGCCTACGTCCTGGCCGACAGCGAGGGCACGCCCGAGGTCATCCTCATCGGCACCGGCAGCGAGGTCCAGCTCTGCGTCTCGACCTACGAGACCCTGAAGGCGGAGGGCGTGAAGGCCCGCGTGGTCTCGATGCCGTCCTGGGATCTGTTCGAGCGTCAGGACGAGGCCTACCGGAACTCGGTGCTGCCGCCGGAGGTTCTCGCCCGGGTCGCCGTCGAGCAGGGCTCGGTGATCGGCTGGGACCGCTATGCCGGTTCCGCCGGCTCGATCATCGGCATGCACACGTTCGGGTCGTCCGCGCCGATCAAGGACCTGCAGACCAAGTTCGGCTTCACGCCGGAGAAGGTGCTGCAGGCGGCCCGCGACCAGATTGCGCGGCACAAGAACTAGGCCTCGCGGGTTCATGAAGGGATGAGGTGGCCGGATCGTCCTGCCCGCCCCCTCATCCCTGACGGCCTCCTCCGAAACCCTCCACGCGGGGATTTCGGGACGAGGTCCGAGCTTGGTGAGATGATGCCGCCTGTTCCCGTGCGGCACGACGACCACGACGAGGAGATTTCGCATGAACCCGCTCAAGGCTCTCTTCCCGGAACAGGGCCAGGCCGTGTGGCTCGATTTCGTCGCCCGCGGCTTCATCGCGGATGGACGCCTCAAGGCGCTGGTGGACGAGGACGGCCTTCGGGGCGTGACCTCGAACCCGTCGATCTTCGAGAAGGCGATCGGCGATTCCTCGGAATACGACGCGGCGCTTAAGGCGGTGATGGATGCCGGCGACGCCCGCGTGATCGACCTCTACGAGGGCTGCGCCATCGCCGACATTCAGGCGGCGGCCGACGTGCTGCGCCCGGTCTACGATGAGAGCGGCGGCGCCGACGGCTATGTCAGCCTCGAAGTCTCGCCGTATCTCGCCCTCGACACCGAGGAGACGCTCGACGAGGCCCGCCGCCTCCACAAGACGGTGGCCCGCGACAACCTGATGGTGAAGGTGCCCGCCACCCCGGCCGGTATCCCCGCGATCCGGGCGCTGACCGCCGACGGCATCAGCATCAACGTCACCCTGCTGTTCGGCCAGGATTCCTACGAGGAGGTGGCGCGCGCCTTCATCGCCGGCCTGGAGGAGTTCGGCGCCAAGGGCGGCGACGTCTCCAAGGTCGCCAGCGTCGCGAGCTTCTTCATCAGCCGCATCGACGTCGCCGTGGACAAGGCGCTGGACGCCAGGATCGCCGCCGCGAACGATCCCGACGAGAAGGCGGCGCTGGAAGCCCTCAAGGGCAAGGTCGCCATCGCCAACGCCAAGCTCGCCTACCAGCGCTACAAGCGCATCTTCGCCGAGCCGAAATGGCAGGCCCTGGCGGCGAAGGGCGCCAAGCCCCAGCGCCTGCTCTGGGCCTCCACGGGGACCAAGAACAAGGCCTATTCCGACGTGCTCTACGTCGAGGAGCTGATCGGCCGCGATACCGTCAACACCATGCCGCCGGCCACCATGGACGCGTTCCGCGACCACGGCACGGTCAAGCCCGCCATCGAGGAGAATGTCGGCGAGGCCGAGGCGGTGATGGCCCGCCTCGCCAAGGCCGGCATCGATATCGGCGCGGTGGCCAAGCAACTCGTGGACGAGGGCGTCCAGCTCTTCATTGATGCCGCCGACAAGCTCCTCGGCGCGGTAGCGGGCAAGCGCGCCGACTTCCTCGGCGCCAAGCTCGACGGCCAGACCCTGATCCTGGGCGATTCCATCGGCGCCGAGGCGAAGAAGGCCGTCGAATCCTGGCGCGCCTCCGGCGCGATCCGCCGCCTGTGGGCGCATGACAAGACGGTCTGGTCGAATGCCGACGAGGATCGCTGGCTCGGTTGGCTGCGCATCGTCGAGGACGAGCTCGCCCACGTCTCCGAGTACCAGGCCTTCGCCGAGGACATCCGCCAGACCGGCTTCTCCGACGTCGTCGTACTCGGCATGGGCGGCTCCAGCCTCGGCCCGGAAGTGCTGGCCGAGACCTACGGCACCCGCGAGGGGTTCCCGCGCCTGCGCATCCTCGATTCCACCGACCCGGATCAGGTCCGCGCCACGGAAAGCGCGGTGAATCTCGAGACGACCCTGTTCATCGTCGCCTCGAAATCCGGCTCGACCCTCGAGCCGAACGTCTTCCGCGACTATTTCCTCGGCCGGATGAAGGCCGTGGTCGGCGAGCGGGCCGGCGCGCATTTCGTCGCCGTCACCGATCCCGGCTCGGCCATGGAGGAAGCGGCCAAGGCCGATAATTTCCGGAAGATCTTCTACGGCGTGAAGCAGATCGGCGGGCGCTATTCCGTGCTCTCGGCTTTCGGGCTGGTGCCTGCGGCGGCCTCGGGCATCGACGTGAAGGAGTTCCTCGACTCGGCGCGGACCATGGTCCGCTCCTGCGGCCCGGCCGTCCCGCCGGCCCAGAATCCCGGCGTGCTGCTCGGCACTGCCCTCGCCGCCGCCGCTCTCCATGCCGGTCGCGACAAGGTGACGTTCATCGCCTCGCCCGGCATCGACACGTTCGGCGCCTGGGCCGAACAGCTCATCGCCGAATCCACCGGCAAGGACGGCAAGGGTCTGATTCCCATCGACGGCGAGCCGGTGGACGTGCCGGCGGTCTATGGCCACGACCGGTTCTTCGTCTACCTGCGCCTCGACAACCGGGCCGATGCCCGCCAGGACGAAGCCGTGCGCAGCCTCGAACGCGAGGGGCACCCCGTCGCCCACATCATCCTCGCCAACGAGGAGCAGCTGCCGCAGGAATTCTTCCGCTTCGAGATGGCGACCGCCGTCGCCGGGGCACTGCTCGGGATCAATCCGTTCGACCAGCCCGACGTCGAGGCGAGCAAGATCGAGACGAAGAAGCTGTTCGATGCCGCCGAGAAGAGCGGTTCGCTGCCCGGCGAGACGCCGCTCTTCTCCGACGACACCATCGCCCTCTACGCCGACCCGGCCAATGCCGAAGCGTTGCCGCAGACGGCGGAAGGCTTCGAGGCGGCGCTCGCCGCCCATCTCGGCCGGATCAAGGACGGCGATTACGCGGCGCTTCTCGCCTACGTCGCCCGCAACGAGGCCCATCACGCCATCCTGCAGGAAGCGCGCATCGCCCTGCGCGACAAGCGCAAGGTGGCGACCTGCCTCGAATTCGGGCCGCGCTTCCTCCACTCCACAGGCCAAGCCTACAAGGGCGGACCGGATACCGGCGTGTTCCTCCAGATCACGGCCGACCCGTCGGAGGATCTCTCCATCCCCGGCCGTGCCCTCGGCTTCGGCACGGTGGTGGCGGCGCAGGCGCGCGGCGATTTCGCGGTGCTGGCCGAGCGCGGTCGCCGGGCGCTGCGCGTCCACATCAAGGGCGGCGATGTCGAGGCGGGGCTGAAGCGCATCGCCGCGGCGATCAAGGCGGCGGTGGCGTGAGCACGGTCGCGTGATGCGGCCCGCTGGGTCATTCCAGCCCGTCACCTCACCCCGAGATATGCCGCCGTTGTGCGCCTCGAAGGAAGACTCCTTCGAGGCCTCCGCCGCGCTGCGGAGCCTCGGAATGAGGTGGGTCGATAGGACGACGGATCGGTGCCCGGGCTGACGACGCCCCCTCGAAAGGAAATCCCCCAATGCAACTCGGCATGATCGGCCTCGGCCGGATGGGCGGCAACATCGTCCGCCGGCTCCTGCGGGACGGCCATACGGCGGTGGTGTTCGACCAGAATCCCGAGGCGGTGGCGAGCCTCGTCGCCGAGGGCGCGGTCGGCGCGGCGAGCCTCGAAGAGTTCGTCTCCAAGCTCGACGCTCCCCGCGCAGCCTGGGTGATGCTGCCGGCGGGTGCGATCACCGAGGCCACGGTGACGACGCTCGGCGATCTGCTGGCCTCCGACGACTGCATCATCGACGGCGGCAATTCCTTCTACAAGGACGACATTCGCCGCGCCGCCGCCTTGAAGCCGAAGGGCATCCATTACGTCGATGTCGGCA belongs to Methylobacterium sp. 77 and includes:
- a CDS encoding ANTAR domain-containing protein: MTEPSFTVAVIDPSRARAAILEEGLRAAGIAHVVIIPDTADLPAQVAALNPDVVVIHLESPSRDILEQMSGLSRHVERPVAMFVDRSDVPMMQAAVDAGISAYVVDGLHPQRIRSILDIAILRFQAFARLQRELVEARGELADRKIVERAKGILMAARSMSEEDAYKLMRRKAMNEKRKIADIARAIVTTADLFG
- a CDS encoding glycoside hydrolase family 15 protein, which translates into the protein MAGRIEDYALVGDGRTAALIGRDGSIDWMCWPRFDSAACFAALLGTEEHGFWKLSPAESDATVSRRYRDGSLVLETRYVTSGGEVKVIDYMPANDGSHMVRIVEGVSGSVDMRMVLAVRFDYGLAVPWVSHNELGDLRAISGPHKVVLRTRAPLDGIGQTTVSEFAVAEGESMAFSLSYGPSHEDDPPPIQPRKVLFETDRYWRDWSSRCASGTPWDAILKRSLLTLKALIYAPTGGIVAAPTTSLPEQLGGVRNWDYRFCWLRDSTFTLIALMDGGFLDEARAWRDWLVRAVAGNPEQAHILYGIAGERLLPEIELDWLPGYENSKPVRIGNAAVDQFQLDVYGEIFDALYQARQRGLLGDADGWRVGLALLEHLEKVWSEPDEGIWEVRGGRRHFVHSKVMAWVAFDRAIRSFEMGDGPPAPVDRWRAIRDHIHEEVCEKGFNTELNSFVQYYGAKTLDASLLLIAHMGFLPQDDPRVVGTVEAIGKHLMRDGFVLRYDTEDHNTDGLPGGEGAFLPCSFWYADNLIGLGRCREARELIERLIGVCNDLGLVAEEYDVEAKRLVGNFPQAFSHVTLVNTILNYSRANGPARERSGKSALARATSPNQGDGADLQDAAAQHS
- the tkt gene encoding transketolase yields the protein MSGAETKPKGELSEIDKLSIDTLRTLAIDAVQKANSGHAGAPMALAPVAYTLWNRYLRYDPAHPHWPNRDRFVLSAGHASMLLYGLLHLAGVAQSDGGNEPAITIDDIKNFRQLDSKTPGHPEYHFTTGVETTTGPLGQGVANSVGMAMGGRFLGETVNRPDLPLFDFNVYAICSDGDLMEGVASEAASIAGHLRLSNLCWIYDNNTITIEGHTELAFSEEVATRFLGYGWQVLRVADANDVHAISGALETFLQSSDRPTLIVVNSIIGFGAPSKQNTSKAHSDALGVDEVKGAKRAYGWPEDAQFLVPDGVVENFRAGIGQRGAELFATWEGFMAEAKAADPALAEEVDALLSGRLPEGWDRDIPVFEPDAKGMATRESSGKVLNAIAKHVPHMLGGSADLAPSNKTKLEFEGAGTLSPFEPGGRNIHFGVREHAMGSIVNGLGLVGLRAYGATFLVFADYMRPPIRLAALMELPVFHVFTHDSIGVGEDGPTHQPVEQLLTLRAIPGLVTLRPADANEVAESYRVIMSLKDQPAVLALSRQPLPTVDRSKYASAAGVAKGAYVLADSEGTPEVILIGTGSEVQLCVSTYETLKAEGVKARVVSMPSWDLFERQDEAYRNSVLPPEVLARVAVEQGSVIGWDRYAGSAGSIIGMHTFGSSAPIKDLQTKFGFTPEKVLQAARDQIARHKN
- a CDS encoding bifunctional transaldolase/phosoglucose isomerase, giving the protein MNPLKALFPEQGQAVWLDFVARGFIADGRLKALVDEDGLRGVTSNPSIFEKAIGDSSEYDAALKAVMDAGDARVIDLYEGCAIADIQAAADVLRPVYDESGGADGYVSLEVSPYLALDTEETLDEARRLHKTVARDNLMVKVPATPAGIPAIRALTADGISINVTLLFGQDSYEEVARAFIAGLEEFGAKGGDVSKVASVASFFISRIDVAVDKALDARIAAANDPDEKAALEALKGKVAIANAKLAYQRYKRIFAEPKWQALAAKGAKPQRLLWASTGTKNKAYSDVLYVEELIGRDTVNTMPPATMDAFRDHGTVKPAIEENVGEAEAVMARLAKAGIDIGAVAKQLVDEGVQLFIDAADKLLGAVAGKRADFLGAKLDGQTLILGDSIGAEAKKAVESWRASGAIRRLWAHDKTVWSNADEDRWLGWLRIVEDELAHVSEYQAFAEDIRQTGFSDVVVLGMGGSSLGPEVLAETYGTREGFPRLRILDSTDPDQVRATESAVNLETTLFIVASKSGSTLEPNVFRDYFLGRMKAVVGERAGAHFVAVTDPGSAMEEAAKADNFRKIFYGVKQIGGRYSVLSAFGLVPAAASGIDVKEFLDSARTMVRSCGPAVPPAQNPGVLLGTALAAAALHAGRDKVTFIASPGIDTFGAWAEQLIAESTGKDGKGLIPIDGEPVDVPAVYGHDRFFVYLRLDNRADARQDEAVRSLEREGHPVAHIILANEEQLPQEFFRFEMATAVAGALLGINPFDQPDVEASKIETKKLFDAAEKSGSLPGETPLFSDDTIALYADPANAEALPQTAEGFEAALAAHLGRIKDGDYAALLAYVARNEAHHAILQEARIALRDKRKVATCLEFGPRFLHSTGQAYKGGPDTGVFLQITADPSEDLSIPGRALGFGTVVAAQARGDFAVLAERGRRALRVHIKGGDVEAGLKRIAAAIKAAVA